Below is a genomic region from Flavobacterium ginsengisoli.
TAACGAAAATGACAATATCAAAGCCGTAGAAGAATTAAAAGCCATTGGAAAAGAAGCGCACCAAGTTGCCGCCGATTTAACAAAACCAGAAGACTGCAAAAAAGCCGTTGAAGCCGTAATCGAAAAATTCGGTCGCATTGACGGACTTGTAAACAATGCCGGAGTTAATGATGGCGTTGGATTAGAAAACGGAAATTATGAAGATTTCGTCGCTTCTCTTCATAAAAATTTAGTGCATTATTATTTAATGGCACAACACGCTCTTCCGTATCTTAAAGAATCAAAAGGAGCAATTGTAAACATTGGTTCTAAAACTGCCGAAACTGGTCAGGGCGGAACCTCAGCGTACGCTGCTTCAAACGGAGGTAGAAATGCTTTAACCAGAGAATGGGCAGTTGAATTATTAAAATACAGCATCCGTGTAAATGCCGTAATCGTAGCAGAATGTTACACACCGCTTTACGAAACCTGGATCAATACTTTTGAAAATAAAGAAGAAAAACTAGCGGCAATCACCAAAAATATTCCGCTAGAAAACAGAATGACAACAGCAGAAGAAATTGCAAATATGGTAGTTTTCTTATTGTCTGAAAAATCAAGCCATACAACAGGACAGATTATTTATGTTGATGGTGGTTATACCCATTTAGATCGTTCCATTTAATTTTTTTTGCCACAGATTAAAAGGATTAGAATGATTTTTAAATCCAGTTTTGTCAGGCTGAGCGAAGTCGAAGCCCACGTCCAATTGGAACGCCCTTCGACTTCGCTCAGGGTGACAAACTAAAGGGAATCCTTTTAATCTTTATAATCTGTGGCAAAACTAACCTTCGCATTATTTTTAAAATCGGAAGGCGTAATTCCTTTAACCTTTTTGAAGAGTTTATTAAAGTTTGAAGCTGTTTTATAACCGCATTCATACGCAATCTCAGACATACTTTTATCCGTTTCCAATAACAATTTGCAAGCATTCGAGATTCTGATTTCGTGCAGATAATCTACAAAATTCTTTTTCGTTTTTACCCTGAACATTCTACAGAAAGAGGTTCTTGTCATATTTGCGACAGCGGCAATTTCTTCTAACGAAATATTCTTTTTATAATTTTTATTGACATATTGAAAAACCTCCGAAAGACGATCTACTTTCGAATCCTTCTGCATCAACGAATAAATTTCATCATTGATATAAATCGTATCCTGACTTTCAGAAAGAATAGATAAAATCTCAAAAAGTCCGACAATTACTTCGAAGTCTTTTTTAGAAACTAATTTCTCTAGTTTTTTAGCAATTTGCTTATTCGTTTTTCCGATAATTGAAATTCCTTTTCCTGCTTGAAAAAAAGTTCGTTTATTTTCTGAGTTTCTTTTAATTCGTAAAAAGTCGGTCCAAAAATATCTTTATGAAAATATACGACAATCGAATTGGCTTTTAAATCCTCAATTCCCTGATAATATTTTTCATCATTCAGCCAAACATGAGGAATATCAGAACCTAAAAAAACCATATCGCCAGGCGCAAAAGGCATAACCGAATTTCCAATAATTCGCTTGCCATAACTCTCTTTTACATACACCAATTCCAATTCTGGATGCGAATGAAACGGCGCTTGAAAAAAAGGTTCAATACGATTCAACACCGAAACTTTGGTGTTGAGATAAGACGCTATTTTGGTTTGTTCCAATTTCATTCTGCAAAGATAATAAAAGATTATATAAGGATAATATTAGACTAATTTTGAATATCCAAAATGGCTACTTTTATTTTCGGCAAACTGTCTAATTTTTAGTGGGAATAAAGTCTTTAACTTCTTCTAAATTTAGAAAGCTGTCACACAAAAAAAGAAAAAAACAAACAACACAATGTCTGACAATAACACAAAAAAACTGGTTGTAAAACTGCATCCAGATGATAATGTATTGGTTGCCTTAACCGATCTTCAAAAAGGCGAAACCATTCATTTTGAAAACGAAACTTATGTTTTACAAGACCTTATCAAAGCCAAACATAAATTCTACATGCAGGACATGAAGCAGGGAGAAGAAGTAAACATGTACGGTGTTTTGGTTGGAAAAGTGCAAAACGATGTGGCAAAAGGAAGTTTAATGACGACCGAAAACCTAAAACATGCTGCAGATCCTTATGCATACAGAAACGCTTCTTACGAATGGAATGCACCGAATGTTTCAAAATTCGAAAACAGAACTTTCAAAGGTTACAAAAGAAAAGACGGACGCGTTGGAACAGCAAATTACTGGCTTTTCATCCCGACTGTTTTTTGTGAAAACAGAAATTTAGATGTCATCAAAGAAGCCTTACACAAACAATTGGGTTATGCTGTAACAGACAAATACAACCAATTTACACACGAATTACTGGAAGGTTATTTGAACGGAAATGACATTAACGACATTAATATTGAGTTGAATCCGACGCCAAAAAACAAACGTGTTTTTGAAAATGTGGACGGAATAAAATTCTTAAATCACCAAGGCGGTTGCGGTGGAACTCGTCAAGATGCTTCTACTTTGAGCGCTTTATTGGCTTCTTATGCGAATCATCCAAACGTGGGCGGAATCACACTTTTGAGTTTAGGATGCCAGCATTTACAAGTTCAAGATTTTGTAAATGATGTAAAAAGACAAAATCCAGAGTTCGACAAACCATTGTTTATTTTTGAACAGCAACAGACGGAAAGCGAAGAAGTTTTGATTACTAATGCCATCAAAAAAACGTTTGAAGGTTTAATCGAAATCAACAAATACGAAAGAACCGATGCGCCTTTGAGCGATTTATGCATTGGTGTAAAATGTGGCGGAAGCGATGGATTCAGTGGTGTTTCTGCAAATCCTGCGGTTGGTTATACTTCAGATTTAGTCGTAGCTTTAGGCGGAAAAATTCTTTTGGCTGAATTTCCAGAATTATGCGGTGCAGAGCAAAATTTAATTGACAGATGTGTTACCGAAGATAAAGCTAGAAAATTCATTGATTTAATGGAATCTTATGATGAACTTGCTCATAAAGTGGGTTCTGGTTTTCACATGAATCCTTCTCCGGGGAATATAAAAGATGGTTTAATTACTGATGCTATAAAAAGTGCTGGAGCGGCCAAAAAAGGCGGAACTTCTCCTGTTGTTGATGTTTTAGATTATACGGAATTGGTTACAAAACCAGGTTTAAGTTTGGTTTGTACACCAGGAAATGATGTAGAAGCGACAACTGGAAAAGCGGCTTCTGGAGCGACTTTAATTTTATTTACAACTGGATTGGGAACTCCGACAGGAAACCCAGTTTGTCCTGTAATTAAAGTGGCAACAAATTCTGTTCTAGCAACCAGAATGAAAGATATTATCGATATTGACTGCGGACCAATTATCAGTGGTGAAAAATCTATTGAGGAAATGGGCGAGGAAATTTTAGAATACTGCATCAAAGCGGCAAGCGGCGAAATTATTCCGAAAGCGGTTCAATTAAACCAAGACGATTTTATTCCGTGGAAACGCGGCGTATCTTTGTAAAAGACTATTAAAAACAACTCATAAAAATTTATATCAAATGTTTTCATTACAAAATAAAAAAGCAATTATCACTGGCGGTGGAAGCGGAATTGGAAGAGCGATTTCGGTTTTATTTGCTAAACAAGGAGCTGAAGTTCATATTTTAGAATTGACAGAAGAAAGCGCAAAAGAAACGGTTGAAGAAATTAAATCGGCTGGCGGAAATGTTTTTGCTCACGCTTGCGACGTTTCAAACCATGAACAAGTAAATTCAACTTTCCAAAAAATCGGAAATATCAATATTCTAGTAAACAACGCGGGAATTGCTCACGTTGGAAAAGTAGATACAACTTCAGAATCTGATTTTGACCGTATTATGAATGTAAATGTAAAAGGGGTTTACAACTGTCTTCATGCTTCGATTCCGGCACTAAGAAATTCTGGCGGAGGTGTAATTTTAAACTTAGCTTCAATCGCTTGCTGGGTTGGAATTCCTGATCGTTTTGCATATTCTACGGCAAAAGGCGCTGTAATGGCCATGACTTTATCGGTTGCAAAAGATTATTTGAATGATAAAATCAGATGTAATTCTATTTCTCCAGCGAGAGTTCACACGCCTTTCGTAGACGGATTTATCGCTAAAAATTATCCTGGAAAAGAAGAAGAGATTTTCGAAAAATTATCACAATCACAGCCAATTGGCCGTATGGGAAAACCAGACGAAATCGCAACTTTAGCATTATTCTTATGCAGCGACGAATCATCTTTCATTACAGGTTCAGATTACCCAATTGATGGTGGATTTATTAAATTAAACAACTAAAAATTATTTAGCCACAGACTTAAAAGATTAAAAGGATTTAAAAAAATCTGCTCGATCTGCAAAATCTGCGTGCAAAAAAATAAGCCACGAATTTCACGAATTTCCACAAATTTTAATTCGAGAAAATTTGTGCAATTCGTGGCAAAAAAATAAACACATTACTAAAAAAATTAAAATATGAAACTTATAAGATTCGGAGAAGAAGGAAAGGAAAAACCAGGAGTTTTACTAAATGAAAAAAGATACGATGTTTCGTCTATTGTAACAGATTACAACGAAGCTTTTTTTGAAAATGACGGTTTAGCGAAATTAGAAGAAGCTTTAAAAAATAATCCTTCTTTACCAGAAGTTAGCGATTCAGTACGTTTAGGTTCACCAGTTGCACGTCCATCAAAAATTATCTGCATCGGATTAAATTATGTCGATCACTGCGAAGAAACAGGCGCTGCAATTCCAGAAGAACCAATTATTTTCTTCAAATCTACGACTTCTTTATGCGGACCAAATGACAATTTGATTATCCCAAAAAACAGTGAAAAAACAGACTGGGAAGTTGAACTAGCTTTTGTTGTAGGTAAAAAAGCAAGCTATGTTTCTGAAGAAGATGCTCCAAATTATATCGCTGGATATTGCCTTTTGAATGATTACAGCGAAAGAGCATTCCAAATCGAGCGTGGCGGACAATGGGCAAAAGGAAAAGGTTCTGACACCTTCGCTCCTCTTGGACCAATTATGGCAACTCCAGACGAAGTGGGCGATGTAAACAATTTAAAAATGTGGCTTACTGTAAACGGAAAAACTTTCCAAAACAGTAATACATCAAACTTAATTTTTAAAATTCCTTTCTTGGTTCATTATTTAAGCCAATTTATGACCTTGCTTCCTGGCGATGTAATCAGTACAGGAACGCCTCCGGGAGTGGGATTAGGAATTAAACCAGATCCAATTTACATTAAAGCAGGTGACGTAATCGAATTAGGAATTGAAGGTTTAGGTACAAGCAAGCAAACTGCTGTAGCGTATCAACAAAACTAAAATTATGGCAACACAAAAATTCTATCTGGCTTTAGATCTAAAAGACGATGCAAATCTAATTGCAGAATACAAAGAACTGCATGAAAATGTATGGCCAGAAATTAAAAAAAGCATTCAAGATTCTGGAATCGAAGTTCTAGACATTTACTGCACCGGAAACCGTTTGTTCATGATCATCGAAGCTGATGCCGATTTTACTTTCGAAAAGAAAGATCAAGCCGACGCCGCCAACGAAAAAGTCCAAGAATGGGAAACTTTAATGTGGAAATTCCAACAAGCTTTACCTTGGGCAAAGCTTGGGCAAAAATGGATTTTAATGGATAAGATTTTTGGATTGTAACATTAACATTCAATAAATTTTTAAAAGACTGTCAATTGTGGCAGTCTTTTTTTAAAACAATATCCAAGAAAAAGATTACTTTTTTTAATGCTTGCAATTTAAATCCTTTTAATTATTTTAGCCCACAAAAAAACTAATCAATTAACCAAAAAAATGAAAAAACTAATTATTGCATGCTTCTTTATTTCAGGAGCGATGTTTGCTCAGGACATTAATATTGTTCAAGGCAATTTTGACTTTTTAAAAGATCAAAAAGAAATCAATACCGTATTTGATTATAGTAATTTTACTATGATGAAGGAGAAAAAGTCTGAAGCGCAATACGTAAAAGAGCACAAAGCAGATTTAGATGAAAAGGCAAAAGGAAATGGAAATCTTTGGGAAAAAAGATGGATCGTAGCAAAAGATCAAATATGGACCCCAAAATTCTTAGAAATTGCAAACGTTGTTTTGACTAAGGAAAAGAAAGAATTAAACTTTCAAGAAGGATTAAATACTCCTTATACTTTAATTGTACAGGCAGTTTGGATTTATCCAGGTTGGGATGCTGGAATCATGAAACAGCCAGCAAAAGTAACAACCAATTTAAAGTTTGTTGAAACGGCTAACAAATCAAATGTCTTGTTAGAAATTAACAGTGAAGAGGCTCCTGGAGATCAATGGGGAAGCAATTTTAATAATGAAACCCGAATTGGCGAAGGATTTGCAAAAACTGCAAAAACAATGTCTAAACTTATTGTAAAAAAAGCATATAAATAAAAACATATTCCTACATAGTGAATTGTTTTTCAATAAAACAAAGCCCTGATTATTCAGGGCTTTGTTCTTTTTGCATATTTAATAAATACGCCATATTAGCAATTACGTGATCATGTTTCTTGACAAACGAATTTTCTTCGTTCCAAACATAACCTGCTAAAACCGCACATATTTTTTCTTTTACTTCTGGATTTTCAGGTTGGTGGAAAAATAAAGTCTGTAAATTTCCCGTATACCATTCCTGAACATAAGTCGTAAAAACAGCAATTCCACGTTTCATGTATTGCGTGAATTCCACTTCCCAATCAACCGGAATTCCTTGCGATTCCTTTAAATATAATTTTGTCGCCAACATTCCCGATTCGGTTGCAAAAGCAACTCCCGAAGAGAAAACTGGATCTAAGAATTCTGAACTGTTTCCTGTCAAAGCAAAACCATCGCCATACATTCTTTTTACCGCTCTTGAGTAATTTTCTAATTTAACAGGCTCAAATAAAAACTCTGTTCCAGCAAATCTTTTAATATAATAATCCGATTTCTGAATGGCGTTTCTCAAAGCCTCTGCATTGTCTTTATTTTCAGAAAGAGAATTAATAAAATCCGTCGGACCAACAACGCCTAAACTTGTATTTCCGTTAGAAAACGGAATCACCCATAGCCAAACTTCGGTTTCCAGAATATCAAAAGAAATTTGAGTTCCTTCTACACCTTCTTCTCTATTAATATCTTTAACATGCGTAAAAATCGAAGAATGCGGATCTAGTTTTGAAGGCGTATCCAAATCTAAAAGTCTCGGCAAAACGCGTCCGTATCCGCTCGAGTCAATGATAAATTTAGCGTGAATTTCTTTTAGGTTTCCGTCTTTGTCTTTTACGATAGTTTTTGAATTTTTTCCTTCAAAAGAAACTTCCAAAACTTCAGTTTCAAATTCTAAATCAATTCCTTTTCTTATAACTTCTTGAGCCATTGTATTATCAAAATCAGCTCTTGGAACTTGCCAAGTCCAATCCCAGCCTTCGCCAAATTTTACACTAAAATCAAAATTGCAGATTTCTTCTCCTCTGATAAAACGAGCTCCTAATTTCTTTTCAAAGTTCATTGCATCTAGAGCTTCAAACAATTCTGCCTCAGCAAAATGATCCATTACACGCGGAATAAGGCTTTCGCCTACTACAAGTCTTGGAAACTTTGTTTTTTCTACAACTTTAACCTTTACGTTGTTTTTATAAAGATAAGATGCCGAAACACATCCAGATGGTCCTGCACCAATCACTAAAACATCAACAAACTCCTTTGTCATATTAGAATTATTATCATTAATTAACCTACATTTGCCATCATCAAAATAACTACATTTATTTTGATAAATAAAATTAAATTAGCACAACCAAAATTGATTTGATGAATACAATAAATGAATATTTAAGTTTAGCAGAATTTGAAGCCATAATATTCGGAAAAAGCAAAGTTGCTATTAGCGATGTGGTTTTAAATCGAGTAAACGAAAGTTTTAATTTCTTAAAAGAATTCTCAGGAAATAAAGTAATATATGGTGTAAATACAGGGTTTGGTCCAATGGCTCAATATAGAATTAAAGAGTCAGATCAAATTCAATTGCAATATAATTTAATTAGAAGTCACTCTTCTGGAACAGGAAAACCTTTAAATGCAGAGTGCGCAAAAGCGACAATTTTAGCTCGATTAAATACACTTTCTTTAGGAAATTCAGGAGTTCATTCTTCTGTTATTCATTTAATGGCAGAATTAATCAACAGAGATATTACGCCTTTAATTTTTGAACACGGTGGTGTTGGTGCCAGCGGTGACTTAGTACAATTATCACACTTAGCTTTAGTCTTAATTGGCGAAGGTGAAGTTTTTTATAAAGGAGATAGATGCGCAACTGCAGAAGTTTTCGAAATCGAAGGTTTAAAACCGATTCAGGTAGAAATTAGAGAAGGTTTGGCATTAATCAATGGAACTTCTGTAATGACAGGAATTGGAGTTGTAAATGTTCATTATGCAAAAAAATTATTAGACTGGTCGTTAAAAGCTTCTTGTGCAATAAACGAATTGGTTCAAGCTTACGATGATCATTTCTCAGAAGAATTAAACCAAACCAAACGTCATAAAGGACAGCAAGAAGTTGCTGAAAGAATGAGACAAAATCTTTCTGACAGTACTTTGATCCGTAAAAGAGAAGATCATTTATATTCTGGCGAAAACACCGAAGAAATCTTCAAAGAAAAAGTTCAGGAATATTATTCATTAAGATGTGTTCCTCAAATTCTAGGACCAGTTTTAGAAACTATAAATAACGTTGCTTCTATTTTAGAAGACGAATTTAACTCAGCAAACGACAACCCTATTATAGACGTAAAAAACAAACACGTTTACCATGGTGGAAATTTCCACGGAGATTATATTTCGCTAGAAATGGATAAACTGAAAATCGTTATTACAAAATTAACGATGCTGGCAGAACGTCAATTGAATTATTTATTGAATTCAAAAATCAACGAAATTCTTCCTCCATTCGTAAACTTAGGAACGTTAGGGTTTAATTTCGGAATGCAGGGCGTTCAGTTCGTTGCGACTTCAACAACTGCCGAAAACCAAATGTTATCTAATCCAATGTATGTGCACAGTATTCCAAATAACAATGACAATCAAGACATTGTAAG
It encodes:
- a CDS encoding UxaA family hydrolase gives rise to the protein MSDNNTKKLVVKLHPDDNVLVALTDLQKGETIHFENETYVLQDLIKAKHKFYMQDMKQGEEVNMYGVLVGKVQNDVAKGSLMTTENLKHAADPYAYRNASYEWNAPNVSKFENRTFKGYKRKDGRVGTANYWLFIPTVFCENRNLDVIKEALHKQLGYAVTDKYNQFTHELLEGYLNGNDINDINIELNPTPKNKRVFENVDGIKFLNHQGGCGGTRQDASTLSALLASYANHPNVGGITLLSLGCQHLQVQDFVNDVKRQNPEFDKPLFIFEQQQTESEEVLITNAIKKTFEGLIEINKYERTDAPLSDLCIGVKCGGSDGFSGVSANPAVGYTSDLVVALGGKILLAEFPELCGAEQNLIDRCVTEDKARKFIDLMESYDELAHKVGSGFHMNPSPGNIKDGLITDAIKSAGAAKKGGTSPVVDVLDYTELVTKPGLSLVCTPGNDVEATTGKAASGATLILFTTGLGTPTGNPVCPVIKVATNSVLATRMKDIIDIDCGPIISGEKSIEEMGEEILEYCIKAASGEIIPKAVQLNQDDFIPWKRGVSL
- a CDS encoding SDR family NAD(P)-dependent oxidoreductase, with the translated sequence MFSLQNKKAIITGGGSGIGRAISVLFAKQGAEVHILELTEESAKETVEEIKSAGGNVFAHACDVSNHEQVNSTFQKIGNINILVNNAGIAHVGKVDTTSESDFDRIMNVNVKGVYNCLHASIPALRNSGGGVILNLASIACWVGIPDRFAYSTAKGAVMAMTLSVAKDYLNDKIRCNSISPARVHTPFVDGFIAKNYPGKEEEIFEKLSQSQPIGRMGKPDEIATLALFLCSDESSFITGSDYPIDGGFIKLNN
- a CDS encoding fumarylacetoacetate hydrolase family protein, translated to MKLIRFGEEGKEKPGVLLNEKRYDVSSIVTDYNEAFFENDGLAKLEEALKNNPSLPEVSDSVRLGSPVARPSKIICIGLNYVDHCEETGAAIPEEPIIFFKSTTSLCGPNDNLIIPKNSEKTDWEVELAFVVGKKASYVSEEDAPNYIAGYCLLNDYSERAFQIERGGQWAKGKGSDTFAPLGPIMATPDEVGDVNNLKMWLTVNGKTFQNSNTSNLIFKIPFLVHYLSQFMTLLPGDVISTGTPPGVGLGIKPDPIYIKAGDVIELGIEGLGTSKQTAVAYQQN
- a CDS encoding NAD(P)/FAD-dependent oxidoreductase, with amino-acid sequence MTKEFVDVLVIGAGPSGCVSASYLYKNNVKVKVVEKTKFPRLVVGESLIPRVMDHFAEAELFEALDAMNFEKKLGARFIRGEEICNFDFSVKFGEGWDWTWQVPRADFDNTMAQEVIRKGIDLEFETEVLEVSFEGKNSKTIVKDKDGNLKEIHAKFIIDSSGYGRVLPRLLDLDTPSKLDPHSSIFTHVKDINREEGVEGTQISFDILETEVWLWVIPFSNGNTSLGVVGPTDFINSLSENKDNAEALRNAIQKSDYYIKRFAGTEFLFEPVKLENYSRAVKRMYGDGFALTGNSSEFLDPVFSSGVAFATESGMLATKLYLKESQGIPVDWEVEFTQYMKRGIAVFTTYVQEWYTGNLQTLFFHQPENPEVKEKICAVLAGYVWNEENSFVKKHDHVIANMAYLLNMQKEQSPE
- a CDS encoding HAL/PAL/TAL family ammonia-lyase, giving the protein MNTINEYLSLAEFEAIIFGKSKVAISDVVLNRVNESFNFLKEFSGNKVIYGVNTGFGPMAQYRIKESDQIQLQYNLIRSHSSGTGKPLNAECAKATILARLNTLSLGNSGVHSSVIHLMAELINRDITPLIFEHGGVGASGDLVQLSHLALVLIGEGEVFYKGDRCATAEVFEIEGLKPIQVEIREGLALINGTSVMTGIGVVNVHYAKKLLDWSLKASCAINELVQAYDDHFSEELNQTKRHKGQQEVAERMRQNLSDSTLIRKREDHLYSGENTEEIFKEKVQEYYSLRCVPQILGPVLETINNVASILEDEFNSANDNPIIDVKNKHVYHGGNFHGDYISLEMDKLKIVITKLTMLAERQLNYLLNSKINEILPPFVNLGTLGFNFGMQGVQFVATSTTAENQMLSNPMYVHSIPNNNDNQDIVSMGTNAAVITSKVIENSFEVLAIELITIVQAIDYLKQKDLISSTTKKWYDDIRNIIPEFKEDQVMYPFVQKVKDYLINS
- a CDS encoding L-rhamnose mutarotase, with product MATQKFYLALDLKDDANLIAEYKELHENVWPEIKKSIQDSGIEVLDIYCTGNRLFMIIEADADFTFEKKDQADAANEKVQEWETLMWKFQQALPWAKLGQKWILMDKIFGL
- a CDS encoding helix-turn-helix domain-containing protein, with product MQKDSKVDRLSEVFQYVNKNYKKNISLEEIAAVANMTRTSFCRMFRVKTKKNFVDYLHEIRISNACKLLLETDKSMSEIAYECGYKTASNFNKLFKKVKGITPSDFKNNAKVSFATDYKD
- a CDS encoding SDR family oxidoreductase codes for the protein MQLSLTQKIIIVTGGAKGIGLGIVKVLAEENAIPFIVGRNENDNIKAVEELKAIGKEAHQVAADLTKPEDCKKAVEAVIEKFGRIDGLVNNAGVNDGVGLENGNYEDFVASLHKNLVHYYLMAQHALPYLKESKGAIVNIGSKTAETGQGGTSAYAASNGGRNALTREWAVELLKYSIRVNAVIVAECYTPLYETWINTFENKEEKLAAITKNIPLENRMTTAEEIANMVVFLLSEKSSHTTGQIIYVDGGYTHLDRSI